From Miscanthus floridulus cultivar M001 chromosome 15, ASM1932011v1, whole genome shotgun sequence, the proteins below share one genomic window:
- the LOC136506714 gene encoding receptor homology region, transmembrane domain- and RING domain-containing protein 1-like isoform X2 — MKSRFLVLCVIVCLMAQMGDANVVLLGNNLTLSFDDIEASFSPGVKGSGVNGLVYASEPLNACSPLTIKAVKGPPSPFALIVRGGCTFDEKVKNAQDAGFKAAIVYDNENSGVLVSMAGSSSGIHIYAVFISKASGEALKKFLGHTDVEVWILPTFENSAWSIMAISFISLLAMSTVLATCFFVRRHRIRRDHPRIPEAREFHGMSSQLVKAMPSLIFTKVQEDNCTSSMCAICLEDYNVGEKLRVLPCRHKFHAACVDLWLTSWRTFCPVCKRDAMSGVSELPATEATPLFSSAVRLPSQRSSFRSSVAASPPRRISRYPSSHSVSRAYSVSSTPQSPNPFRSHTNLPGIHTSRSTADLANMSSPHPRISHLPSAYSLVGSHLSPPISIRYSLPQLAHSGHGSPSPHASSPYISNSGYGSSSYYYLGGSSQHGSYLRRCGESGPSLSTMVPRSPQQFQSEANAAAGTSSTQSLRQSYLRGCGDSDASLSDMMSAQSLPQQFQSEANVVAGTSSAQSLRQSYLRCCGDSDASLSDMTSAQSLPGC, encoded by the exons GGTCAGGAGTCAATGGCTTAGTTTATGCTTCTGAACCTTTGAATGCCTGCAGCCCGTTAACAATCAAGGCAGTCAAGGGCCCGCCATCTCCCTTTGCATTAATTGTAAGAGGCGGATGCACATTTGATGAGAAAGTAAAAAATGCACAGGATGCTGGATTCAAAGCTGCAATTGTGTATGACAATGAAAATAGTGGGGTCCTGGTTTCAA TGGCTGGAAGCTCAAGTGGCATACATATATATGCTGTTTTCATTTCGAAGGCCTCAGGAGAGGCGTTGAAGAAATTTTTAGGCCATACTGATGTAGAGGTGTGGATACTACCTACATTCGAGAACTCAGCCTGGTCAATCATGGCAATCTCATTCATATCACTGCTTGCCATGTCTACTGTATTAGCTACGTGTTTCTTTGTGAGAAGGCATCGAATAAGGAGAGACCACCCTAGAATCCCAGAAGCTAGAGAGTTCCATGGAATGAGCAGTCAACTAGTTAAGGCAATGCCAAGTCTTATTTTCACAAAAGTGCAAGAAGATAACTGCACATCGTCAATGTGCGCCATTTGTTTGGAAGACTACAATGTTGGAGAAAAGCTGAGAGTGCTGCCTTGTCGTCACA AGTTCCATGCAGCTTGTGTGGACTTGTGGCTAACTTCTTGGAGAACATTCTGTCCTGTATGCAAGCGAGATGCGATGAGTGGAGTATCAgaacttcctgccacagaggctACCCCCTTGTTTTCTTCTGCTGTTCGGTTACCTTCTCAACGATCTTCATTCAGGTCGAGTGTGGCAGCCTCCCCTCCAAGGCGAATAAGCCGGTATCCTTCATCACACTCGGTTTCTCGTGCTTACTCTGTTTCTAGTACCCCCCAGTCTCCCAACCCCTTTAGATCTCACACAAACTTACCTGGCATCCATACAAGTAGAAGCACTGCAGACCTTGCAAATATGTCATCTCCCCACCCTCGCATCTCACATTTGCCCTCGGCGTACTCCCTGGTTGGCAGCCACCTGTCTCCACCAATCAGCATAAGGTATTCATTGCCCCAATTGGCCCATTCTGGGCATGGATCGCCCAGTCCACATGCCAGTTCACCCTACATCTCGAATTCTGGCTATGGTTCTTCAAGCTACTACTATCTTGGAGGCTCCAGCCAGCATGGGTCATACCTAAGGCGATGTGGAGAATCAGGGCCAAGCCTGTCTACCATGGTCCCTCGGTCGCCACAACAGTTTCAGTCGGAGGCAAATGCGGCGGCAGGCACATCATCAACTCAGTCCTTGCGGCAGTCCTACCTGAGAGGCTGTGGCGATTCAGATGCCAGTTTGTCTGACATGATGTCAGCCCAGTCATTGCCACAGCAGTTTCAGTCGGAGGCAAATGTGGTGGCAGGCACATCATCAGCTCAGTCCTTGCGGCAGTCCTACCTGAGATGCTGTGGCGATTCAGATGCCAGTTTGTCTGACATGACGTCAGCCCAGTCATTGCCTGGGTGCTGA